A portion of the Nitrospira sp. genome contains these proteins:
- a CDS encoding response regulator transcription factor, with amino-acid sequence MHRISEPLRTVSGTGCETGAIGPSAPEGDAPARQVMPGPRRRVMLVDDNERDRHLLKVLLEEHEGIEVVGEASNGEEAQAMAEQQQPDVILMDIRLPRTTGVEATRQINRRLPEVTIIGVSSLYTPHDYNAMITAGAVAFVRKEDAVEALYKTIHFSTRHYRHNRPIALVRGPQQAN; translated from the coding sequence ATGCATCGCATCAGCGAACCCTTACGGACTGTATCAGGAACTGGTTGTGAAACCGGCGCCATCGGACCGTCTGCCCCAGAGGGCGACGCACCGGCGCGGCAGGTGATGCCGGGGCCGCGGCGACGAGTGATGCTGGTGGACGACAATGAGAGGGATCGTCACCTCCTGAAGGTTCTGTTGGAGGAGCACGAGGGAATCGAAGTCGTGGGAGAGGCGTCCAACGGTGAAGAAGCCCAAGCCATGGCGGAGCAGCAACAGCCGGACGTGATCCTCATGGACATCCGTCTGCCGCGCACCACCGGCGTCGAGGCGACACGCCAAATCAATCGACGCCTGCCCGAGGTGACGATCATCGGCGTGTCCAGCCTCTATACACCCCATGACTACAACGCGATGATTACGGCCGGCGCGGTGGCATTCGTTCGGAAGGAAGACGCCGTGGAAGCGTTGTATAAGACCATTCACTTCTCCACACGGCATTATCGTCACAATCGACCAATCGCCTTGGTTCGCGGTCCCCAACAAGCCAACTAG
- a CDS encoding SPFH domain-containing protein has product MRESVCRMWGAGTVLALMLATSGCAAIEAGHEGVFVEQPWFFGHGGVDPVPSKTGRVWIAPTTKVVDVDIRPVQYSEHFDIISAENAPVSFDAFMIANVVEGRSPELISRYGPTWYLNNVKEAFRTFVREEVQKYPLFQLTTDPTTRTKLQEAIAREVQVKLIEKQNIPVRLNRVVVGSILPPKGVVEQTTQTIVQEQRKITMVEFQKAEEAREKAEKQRGIADRAYRESLGLTAPEFVDLRRIEVQKEIVQHSPSALTVIMGLERFGINLPPLAAEK; this is encoded by the coding sequence ATGAGGGAATCAGTCTGTCGTATGTGGGGAGCGGGCACAGTCCTGGCGCTCATGCTGGCGACGAGTGGTTGTGCGGCGATCGAAGCGGGCCATGAGGGTGTGTTCGTCGAGCAACCTTGGTTCTTCGGTCACGGCGGAGTCGATCCGGTTCCCTCGAAAACGGGGCGCGTATGGATTGCTCCAACGACGAAAGTCGTCGACGTGGACATTCGTCCGGTCCAGTATTCGGAACACTTCGATATTATTTCGGCCGAGAACGCACCGGTGTCATTCGACGCGTTCATGATCGCCAACGTCGTCGAAGGCCGCTCGCCGGAACTGATCTCCCGCTACGGGCCGACTTGGTATCTGAACAACGTAAAAGAAGCCTTCCGCACGTTCGTCCGGGAGGAAGTACAGAAGTACCCGCTCTTCCAATTAACCACTGACCCGACCACCCGCACCAAGTTACAGGAAGCGATTGCCCGTGAAGTCCAAGTCAAACTCATTGAAAAGCAAAACATCCCGGTCCGGCTCAATCGGGTTGTCGTCGGCAGCATCCTGCCTCCAAAGGGCGTGGTAGAACAAACGACCCAGACGATCGTGCAGGAACAGCGAAAGATCACGATGGTCGAATTTCAGAAAGCGGAGGAAGCCCGTGAGAAAGCAGAGAAACAGCGAGGTATCGCGGATCGGGCCTACCGCGAATCTTTGGGCCTGACCGCGCCGGAGTTCGTGGATCTGCGGCGGATCGAAGTCCAGAAGGAGATCGTGCAGCACTCGCCGTCGGCCCTGACCGTCATCATGGGGCTCGAGCGCTTCGGCATCAACCTGCCGCCGCTCGCGGCCGAAAAGTAG
- a CDS encoding cytochrome c, with product MKRNRVSGLRWSWGLSLVLLVATAACDPPQPAPAAGGSALPADLQAGEAKFDANCSACHGKQGTGTAQGPPLVHKIYEPNHHGDAAFQRAAANGVRAHHWEFGNMPKIENVTPADVDHITQYIRWLQKRAGIF from the coding sequence GTGAAGCGGAATCGAGTATCCGGCTTGCGATGGTCGTGGGGGCTGAGCCTCGTCCTCCTCGTCGCGACGGCGGCCTGCGATCCGCCGCAGCCGGCTCCGGCAGCGGGCGGCTCGGCTCTCCCTGCGGACCTGCAGGCGGGGGAGGCCAAGTTCGATGCCAATTGTTCCGCCTGCCATGGAAAACAGGGAACCGGGACCGCGCAAGGTCCTCCGCTGGTCCATAAAATCTACGAACCCAATCACCACGGCGATGCGGCCTTCCAGCGGGCTGCAGCCAACGGGGTGCGGGCCCACCATTGGGAATTCGGCAACATGCCGAAGATCGAAAACGTGACTCCCGCAGATGTAGACCACATCACGCAATACATTCGCTGGCTTCAGAAGCGAGCGGGCATCTTCTAA